One Phalacrocorax aristotelis chromosome Z, bGulAri2.1, whole genome shotgun sequence DNA window includes the following coding sequences:
- the MOCS2 gene encoding molybdopterin synthase sulfur carrier subunit has product MRCQVSVLYFARSAELAGLRCETLSVPRQITSLQLWEEIVKVHPRLAVIRNQVVFAVRQEYVLLGEQLLVLQPGDEIAIIPPISGG; this is encoded by the exons ATGCGCTGCCAG GTCTCGGTGCTCTATTTCGCCAGGAGCGCGGAGCTGGCGGGGCTGCGCTGCGAGACCCTCTCGGTGCCACGACAGATCacctctctgcagctctgggaggagATCGTCAAGGTGCACCCAAG GCTTGCTGTCATCCGGAATCAAGTGGTTTTTGCTGTTCGGCAGGAATACGTGCTTCTTGGAGAACAGCTCCTGGTCCTGCAGCCTGGAGACGAGATTGCCATCATCCCACCAATTAGCGGAGGCTGA